One window of Quercus robur chromosome 5, dhQueRobu3.1, whole genome shotgun sequence genomic DNA carries:
- the LOC126728592 gene encoding F-box protein At5g07610-like: MDDVLCSRKLRRPCSPPLSIDDLPGCMLMEILIRLPLKSLFLCKCVSKQWCTLISAPSFAGFVNRFHASSNSILQRPFSLLFHYHNNEHKMKLLVASEVPGFKSLASSINQCDNDNVDDTVIQASCHDLLLCTKNVVSDDAGSSSMIVYNVINPITGKSVSLPPLRHSRRARIGFIYRFNDNGINDHKQQQVSYRVMRIPEFKGKSTKFKVDIFSSDTGKWSKSVVLCPQGFWLGIFTFVGVPYNGLLFWWSLNERLVGFDPYTSKCCRVFDKPVELEPSRVERLGVCHGALRICQLLGYPYNFAHPKLRVWELKDYDKGGKWCLEHEVYFNQMVSKKSPWLTKYMTNRILYVVVLAYHPYDRDIVYVKIQNKVVSCNMKRKILEVVCDIPLTHLFYNGCNVFNFVLPCWPTPIPSSPS; the protein is encoded by the coding sequence ATGGATGATGTGCTATGCTCTCGCAAACTTAGACGCCCATGCTCTCCTCCTCTGTCAATAGATGATCTACCTGGATGTATGTTGATGGAAATCCTGATCCGGCTGCCTCTGAAATCTTTATTTCTATGCAAATGCGTCTCAAAGCAATGGTGCACTCTAATCTCTGCTCCTTCTTTCGCTGGCTTTGTTAATAGGTTCCATGCTTCTTCAAATTCAATATTGCAACGACCCTTTTCCTTGCTCTTCCACTACCACAACAACGAGCATAAAATGAAGCTCCTCGTGGCATCCGAGGTGCCCGGATTCAAATCTCTAGCTTCTTCAATAAATCAATGCGATAATGACAATGTTGACGACACTGTTATTCAAGCTTCGTGTCATGACTTGCTCTTGTGCACCAAAAACGTGGTCAGTGATGATGCGGGGTCTAGTTCTATGATTGTGTATAATGTGATAAATCCAATTACTGGGAAATCAGTGTCGCTTCCTCCCCTTCGTCACAGTAGAAGAGCTCGAATCGGCTTCATCTACAGATTCAATGACAATGGTATTAATGATCATAAGCAGCAACAGGTCAGTTATAGGGTGATGCGCATTCCTGAATTCAAAGGCAAGTCCACAAAATTCAAGGTAGATATATTCTCATCCGACACAGGCAAATGGAGCAAATCGGTGGTGTTGTGCCCACAGGGATTTTGGTTGGGAATCTTTACCTTTGTTGGTGTTCCTTATAATGGTTTACTTTTCTGGTGGAGTTTGAATGAACGGCTTGTCGGGTTCGATCCCTACACTAGCAAATGCTGCAGAGTCTTTGACAAACCGGTAGAATTGGAGCCATCCCGAGTTGAACGTCTTGGAGTGTGTCATGGTGCCTTGAGAATATGCCAACTTTTAGGCTATCCTTATAATTTTGCTCATCCCAAGTTACGAGTTTGGGAGCTCAAGGATTATGACAAAGGAGGCAAATGGTGTTTGGAGCACGAGGTGTATTTCAACCAAATGGTTTCCAAAAAATCTCCTTGGCTCACAAAATACATGACTAATAGAATTCTTTATGTGGTAGTGCTAGCTTATCATCCGTATGACAGGGATATTGTGTATGTGAAGATTCAAAATAAGGTTGTATCATGCAACATGAAGAGAAAAATACTCGAAGTAGTATGTGATATTCCGCTGACTCACTTGTTTTACAATGGCTGTAATGTCTTCAACTTTGTGCTCCCTTGTTGGCCAACTCCCATTCCTTCTTCTCCCTCGTAG